In the Candidozyma auris chromosome 5, complete sequence genome, GGCATGCAACAGACTTATCTTCGGCAAACCATTGAAGGATAGAGAATCTTTCCAGGTGAGTTTTGCAGAGCACAAGATTGCCATCGAAAGGTGCAGGTTAATGGTGCTCAACGCTGCCCACAAGATTGATCTTGGAAATGCTAAACTGGCCCAGAGAGAGATTGCCATGGCCAAGATCGATACTCCTAGAACTGTTCTCAGGATTCTAGACTGGTGCATTCAGATGTACGGTGCTGAAGGTGTATCGCAAGATACGGAGTTGGCTAGAATGTATGCCATGAGCAGGACATTGAGAATTGCAGATGGCCCGGATGAGGCCCACTTGGGACAATTGGGTAGAGCTGAGGCAAAGAAGTTCCCTGCGATCGAGAAACTTTTCAGGAGCTACGAGCAGAACGTCAGCAGGGTGGCTAAGTTGTGATGATGCGCTACAGCTCAAGTGTATCTTTGCTCATTCGTGATGGGGGATATTCGTCATTAAATACAGAGGCAGAAATGAATGAAGGTAGACTGTCTATGCTCAAGTTGttaattttttctttccttttcctttttcgCTTCTCCTAGTACAAATCTGTTTTCAGGAACTCATGAATAAGACCCCTGTTCAAGTAGCTCTTGGCTTTTTTCGACTCTTCCTTGATTCTGGCGGCATTTCTTGCTTTCATCTCAGCCTCTGCAGCTTCGAATGGGATCTGTTGCATGTTGTACAAATGCTCGTCTTCTCTATCAATATCTAGCTCCCCAAGCATCACAACGTTCTCACCTCTAACCATGAACACACCGCGAGGAATCTCCCCAAACCTTTCTGGCGCCTGTTCATTTTCCTTTGGCAAGTAGATCCTCTCGATGGAGTCCTGCAATACGAGATTTGCAAACTGGTCGAACGTTCTTAGAATTCCAAAAACGTTTCTTCCGTCTCTCAACAATACGAATACTTTTCTGTCCACTGAGCCCACAATCGCGGCAGCCGTGGTAAATGCATACGATTCAAGATAAAGCTCCTCAGCATTGGACATCAGAGACTCCTGTGACAGCTGTGACTGGGGCTGCGGCTGGTTTGTGGATGCCATTTTGAGCTTGCAAGGGCTTGGGCTCAGTGGAGAGAGATTTGTTAGTACTTCGAGAAAATTTGGGTACTGCACGTCTCACAACGGTAGCACACAAGGAAGATGTAAAAATTGAATTGATGCCATCAAGTGAATAATATTATCGTTTAAGGATTGAGTTCGTTCAATAAAGGGTTAGAATGTTCTGTCTTTTTAAAGTGCTTTTGGAATGAAGTGAAGGGGGTGGAATGTACGTCCAATGGGAAAAGTCTACGTACACAactttgaaggaggatGTCAATGGCTTTCACTGCCagtgtttttttttgtcggCATTCTCTCCAGTTTTGAAAAAcctgctttttttttttttctgttttgAATGTGCCAAATACCTTCATCGCTTTAGGTCTCagttttgcagccatttgcaaTTCACAGATAATCAGATCCTAGAGCACCATAGCAACAAATATTAACATGCTAAATTCATTCCATTTCATACCAACATAGCCTTActctttttggcaaagtgtTTCCAATCTGTCTGATTTATCTTCTCCTACCATTATTCTTCCTCCAGCTATCATGACGAGTGTGCAGTCTGCGATGAAGCTATACATTTTCCAACAACTTGCAACCACATCCTCCACCGTCCATGACTTTCTACGAATGTAAAGACATAATCGAGGAAGGAGACCTCGTGCTTGCGTTTGTAAGCCGAGGTCTCATAAAACCCTTTTACGTCACCAAGGGCGAGTTCTTGAATACCAGGTTTGGTAATTTCGAGCACGACAGAATGATAGGCATGAAGTACGGATCCCAGATGGCTGGCGCAAAGGATAAGGGCTTTGTCCACCTCCTTCAGCCAACTCCAGAGCTCTGGACATTGTCGTTGCCCCACAGAACTCAGATCGTGTACACGCCGGACTCATCGTACATTGTGCAAAGACTAGGCATCACCAGCGGGTCCAGAGTGATAGAAGCTGGGACTGGATCGGCATCTTTCACTCATGCTTTTGCCCGTACGCTAGGCAGAGACGGAAGACTCTTCACCTACGAATTCCACGAGCCCCGTTTTCTagaagccaagaaggagttggaggagcACGGTCTTCTTCAGGTGAATACTCTTGCTACCCATAGAGATGTGTGCCACGATGGGTTTGAGATCGATAACCTCCCAGAACAGTTCAGTGAAAACGGTTCCATCAATGCTAATGCtgtttttcttgatttACCGTCCCCGTGGACGGCCATTCCGCATTTGTCTAAAGTGGTGTCCCAGACCTCGAGAGTTGGGATCTGCTGCTTCAGCCCGTGTATAGAGCAAGTGGACAAAACAATTGAGGCGCTAGAGGCCAATGGATGGACTGGGATAGAGATGGCCGAGATCGCCGGGCGCCGCTACGAGGCCCGCAAGGAGATGGTCAAGGACCTCTCTGATGTTGTGAAGAGACTCAAGGATATACAGGGCAGGAAGACTCTGGGAATCGAAAGTAGAAGACTTGCGAGAGTGGGAgatggaaaaagaaacaacGAGCCACAAGGAGGAGTCAAGAGAGATATTCGTGAAGTTGAGAGCGAAGATACAGCGCTGCCCGAGCCAAAGCCCAGAGGCTACAATCCATTTGGTAAAGGCATGAGGATAAGAGAAGGCGACGAACAGTTCCAGTGGAAGCAGGTGACCAAAGTCGAGCCTGAGATCAAAACGCATACTTCGTACCTCACGTTTGCATATCTTACTCCGCAGAAGACCACGTAGCGTGTAAAGATACGTGTGGCATCGATAGATTATACCTGGGGATGGCAGtagtggttgcaaaatacatGTCCGAGAACGTACTCAAACTCTGAAGCGCGCACTGCACACAAGTCGAGTAGCCTACACTATCAACCAGAATTGCGGACACTATAGCATTTAGAACTGAAAGAGAACTGTACTTCTACTCTTGCCACAAAAAGACCTATAAAAATGGACACCACTCCGATTGGTATGTACAGGCGTCtcatgaagagagagatcTCAATTGACAATCCTTTAATACTAACCCACAGTCCTCGATCAAGGTACTGGTTTCGTCAAAATCGGACGGGCTGGCACCAACTTCCCTGACCACACATTCCCATCGCTTGTTGGTAGGCCCATCTTGAGAGCTGAAGAGAGAAATGCATTGGTGCCTGACAATATCGAAATCAAGGACATCATGTGCGGCACTGAAGCCAGCGAAGTGAGATCGTTGTTGCAAATAAGTTATCCAATGGAGAATGGtatcatcaagaattgGGAAGATATGGAACACTTATGGGACTACGCGTTTTATGAAAAGATGAGAACACCTACTGAGGGCAAGAAAATCTTATTGACCGAGCCTCCAATGAACCCTTTAAAGAACAGAGAGACTATGTGCGACGTGATGTTTGAAAAGTACCAGTTCGGCGGTGTTTACGTGGCCATTCAGGCTGTGTTGGCCTTGTATGCTCAGGGGTTAAGCTCTGGTGTAGTTGTTGATTCCGGTGACGGTGTCACTCATATTGTTCCGGTTTACGAGTCGGTTGTGTTGAACCACTTGACGAGAAGATTGGATGTGGCTGGTAGGGACGTCACTAGaaatctcatcaacttgttgttgcGCAGAGGCTATGCCTTTAACAGAACAGCTGATTTTGAAACCGTTCGTcaaataaaagaaaagttgTGCTATGTTTCTTGTGACTTGGCGTTAGATCATAAATTGGCTACGGAAACAACAACGTTGGTTGAAACGTACGAGTTACCTGACGGACGTGTGATTAAGGTGGGCTCTGAAAGGTTTGAAGCACCAGAGTGCTTGTTCCAGCCCAATCTCGTGGATGTTGAGCAACCAGGTGTGGGTGAGACATTGTTCAACACAATCCAGGCCGCTGATGTTGACATCAGATCCTCTCTTTTCAAAGCTATTGTCTTATCTGGTGGTTCCTCTATGTACCCTGGGTTGCCCTCAAGATTagagaaagagctcaagcagTTGTGGTTAACGAGAGTATTAAAGGGCGACCCTAGCAGATTTGATAAGTTCAAGATCAGAGTGGAGGACCCTCCTAGAAGAAGACACATGGTCTtcattggtggtgctgtCTTGGCTAACATCATGTCTGACAAGGATCACATGTGGATATCAAAGCAGGAGTGGGAAGAACAAGGTCCAAgggtgttggagaagttgggtCCACGTTAATGCGATTTAGCAAATTCTGTTTAGAAGTAAATACGACAAAACTACGATTACATGGCATGATAAGTATTATGATACGTCTATTATGAACCTGATGGAGTTATGCAAATGCTAATAGTGATCAAAGATTAAATAAGGGTTTGCGGCTATAGTCTTTTCATTTCAGGCGTAATTTAGGTCCTTGATCTGATGTATAATGCTATCAACAAGCTTATCGTATACCTCTTCAGACACCTGCCCTTGACTTTGGCGATGGTGGCGATGGTATCCGTAATTGACGGCTGATCGAACaacatctttgatgaagtctGTGCTAACAGCTTTGGGTTTAAGAAAGTCCGACGCTAGACATTGTTGAACGGTCCAACGCTCATGCGGATTCCTTACCAAACactttttcatcaattcaATGGCACTTTTGGGGACTGGAACGTCACCAAGGCCATTCGCAGGATAGTGAACCTGAACTTGAGGGTTCATAATAGCCATAATACGTTGCTGTCCAGCATACGAGGCATATGGAGGGCGCCCATAAATCATTTGATAAATGATGCAGCCGCAAGACCATATGTCTGAGGGTTTTCCAACTTTCCATGTGT is a window encoding:
- a CDS encoding tRNA 1-methyladenosine methyltransferase subunit GCD14, with protein sequence MTFYECKDIIEEGDLVLAFVSRGLIKPFYVTKGEFLNTRFGNFEHDRMIGMKYGSQMAGAKDKGFVHLLQPTPELWTLSLPHRTQIVYTPDSSYIVQRLGITSGSRVIEAGTGSASFTHAFARTLGRDGRLFTYEFHEPRFLEAKKELEEHGLLQVNTLATHRDVCHDGFEIDNLPEQFSENGSINANAVFLDLPSPWTAIPHLSKVVSQTSRVGICCFSPCIEQVDKTIEALEANGWTGIEMAEIAGRRYEARKEMVKDLSDVVKRLKDIQGRKTSGIESRRLARVGDGKRNNEPQGGVKRDIREVESEDTASPEPKPRGYNPFGKGMRIREGDEQFQWKQVTKVEPEIKTHTSYLTFAYLTPQKTT
- the ARP2 gene encoding actin-related protein 2, translating into MDTTPIVLDQGTGFVKIGRAGTNFPDHTFPSLVGRPILRAEERNALVPDNIEIKDIMCGTEASEVRSLLQISYPMENGIIKNWEDMEHLWDYAFYEKMRTPTEGKKILLTEPPMNPLKNRETMCDVMFEKYQFGGVYVAIQAVLALYAQGLSSGVVVDSGDGVTHIVPVYESVVLNHLTRRLDVAGRDVTRNLINLLLRRGYAFNRTADFETVRQIKEKLCYVSCDLALDHKLATETTTLVETYELPDGRVIKVGSERFEAPECLFQPNLVDVEQPGVGETLFNTIQAADVDIRSSLFKAIVLSGGSSMYPGLPSRLEKELKQLWLTRVLKGDPSRFDKFKIRVEDPPRRRHMVFIGGAVLANIMSDKDHMWISKQEWEEQGPRVLEKLGPR